In Quercus robur chromosome 10, dhQueRobu3.1, whole genome shotgun sequence, a genomic segment contains:
- the LOC126701982 gene encoding uncharacterized protein LOC126701982: protein MRWERVQPHHKQNSEGAQQQQQQQHGVGDIFGPGKRWGHTCNAIKGGRFLYVFGGYGRDNCQTNQVHVFDTANQTWSQPAIKGTPPTPRDSHSCTTVGDNLFVFGGTDGMNPLKDLHILDTSSHTWISPSLRGDGPEAREGHSAALVGKRLIIFGGCGKSANNNDEIYYNDLYILNTETFVWKRATTSGTPPSPRDSHTCSSWKNKFIVIGGEDAHDYYLSDVHVLDTDTLIWKELNTSGHLLPPRAGHATVAFGKSLFVFGGFTDAQNLYNDLYALDVDTGVWTKVITTSDGPSARFSVAGDCLDPVKGGVLVFLGGCNKSLEALDDMYYLYTGLVREKEWRLDKLSLRKQLKLKCQEQNLTPPHDKALVRVGMGADTYQPMIAPTFGQPGRQNFPLNQTQSPQGKKTFQAKVTENIPVGYTIETVIDGKPLRGILFSNKPNSYHAANHNFSRKRTAAEAGNVMSNGDYNNKSKGSRIPKQDAIDHRLVDGVHGKEPTVHESKTEAAIPVLKNPVSSDTSQPPKVNVIPEQSMPNLEDYQTNDAPSSNKEVPIEDRTNDAPDCSTEVPKENTAATAKDTVPSQDDRTATTSDATT from the exons ATGAGGTGGGAAAGGGTCCAACCCCATCACAAACAAAACTCAGAAGGAGCtcaacaacagcaacagcaacagcatGGAGTTGGTGACATATTTGGGCCAGGGAAGAGGTGGGGTCACACCTGCAACGCCATTAAAGGTGGCAGATTTCTCTATGTTTTTGGGGGTTATGGCAGGGACAACTGCCAGACCAACCAAGTACATGTCTTTGACACTG CTAATCAGACATGGAGCCAGCCTGCAATAAAAGGCACACCGCCCACTCCAAGGGATAGCCACAGCTGCACCACTGTTGGTGATAAtctttttgtatttgggggAACAGATGGGATGAATCCTCTCAAGGATTTGCATATATTAGATACTT CTTCACACACGTGGATATCACCAAGTTTACGGGGTGATGGACCAGAGGCAAGGGAGGGTCATAGTGCAGCCCTTGTTGGTAAACGTCTAATTATATTTGGTGGCTGCGGGAAGTCTGCTAATAATAATGACGAAATATACTACAACGATCTTTATATATTGAATACAG AGACATTTGTATGGAAACGCGCTACAACATCAGGAACTCCACCATCTCCACGCGATAGTCATACTTGCTCATCTTGGAAGAACAAATTCATTGTGATTGGTGGTGAAGATGCACATGACTATTATTTGTCTGACGTCCATGTTCTTGATACAG atacGCTAATTTGGAAGGAGCTGAACACTTCAGGCCATCTGTTGCCTCCCCGAGCTGGTCATGCAACTGTTGCTTTTGGCAAAAGCTTGTTTGTTTTTGGGGGATTTACTGATGCTCAAAATTTATACAATGACCTTTATGCGCTTGATGTTG ATACTGGTGTATGGACAAAGGTCATCACTACAAGTGATGGGCCTTCTGCCAGATTTTCGGTGGCTGGTGACTGTTTAGATCCAGTGAAGGGTGGTGTCCTTGTATTCTTAGGTGGATGCAACAAGAGTCTTGAGGCTCTGGATGACATGTATTACTTGTACACAG gaCTCGTCAGAGAAAAAGAATGGAGGCTAGATAAGTTATCTCTAAGGAAGCAACTAAAGCTAAAGTGTCAAGAGCAAAATCTCACTCCTCCTCATGACAAAGCTCTTGTTAGGGTTGGAATGGGTGCTGATACGTACCAACCTATGATTGCACCTACCTTTGGCCAACCTG GCAGACAAAATTTCCCATTGAATCAAACCCAATCTCCTCAAGGAAAGAAGACATTTCAAGCCAAGGTTACAGAAAACATCCCAGTTGGATATACTATTGAAACTGTCATTGATGGGAAGCCTCTTCGGGGAATATTGTTTTCCAACAAGCCAAACTCTTACCATGCAGCTAATCATAATTTCAGTAG GAAGAGGACTGCTGCAGAAGCTGGTAATGTTATGTCAAATGGAGATTACAACAACAAATCAAAAGGTTCTAGAATACCCAAGCAGGATGCAATTGATCATAGATTAGTAGATGGAGTTCATGGAAAGGAGCCCACAGTACATGAGTCCAAGACAGAAGCTGCTATTCCTGTTTTAAAGAATCCAGTATCTTCTGATACATCTCAGCCCCCTAAG GTCAATGTAATCCCAGAACAGTCAATGCCCAATCTGGAGGATTATCAGACAAATGATGCACCTAGCTCCAACAAAGAAGTTCCAATAGAGGATAGGACAAATGATGCTCCAGACTGCAGTACTGAAGTTCCAAAGGAGAACACAGCTGCCACAGCCAAGGACACTGTCCCAAGCCAAG ACGACAGGACAGCTACTACCAGCGATGCAAcaacataa
- the LOC126702175 gene encoding protein SPIRAL1-like 1 has protein sequence MGRGVSAGGGQSSLGYLFGSDEAPKPSTNKNNAEAPVNQGQVTNNSPAQNSTPAAPPEEAGKQIPAGIQGNTQNNYFRADGQNCGNFITDRPSTKVHAAPGGGSSLGYLFGDGGK, from the exons ATGGGTCGTGGAGTCAGTGCCGGTGGGGGACAGAGTTCTTTGGGCTACTTGTTTGGAAGCGATGAGGCTCCAAAACCCtccacaaacaaaaacaatgccGAAGCTCCTGTGAATCAAGGACAGGTTACAAATAATTCACCTGCTCAGAACTCCACTCCTGCTGCACCACCTGAAGAGGCTGGTAAGCAGATTCCAGCAGGCATTCAGGGCAACACCCAAAACAACTATTTCCGAGCTGATGGTCAGAACTGCGGCAACTTCATCACG GATCGGCCTTCAACAAAGGTCCATGCAGCTCCTGGTGGTGGATCTTCCCTGGGTTACTTGTTTGGAGATGGTGGCAAATAA